A genomic stretch from Chitinophaga lutea includes:
- a CDS encoding type III pantothenate kinase, whose product MIGPIFCLDLGNSRLKCGVMQNGELQQELFFSEEDVLEQVRTALGQFRPSAAILSSVIDHPSALESLLAEHTSFTRLHHSIPLPIGIAYEKPETLGVDRIALAAGAWKEFPGRHSLIIGTGSAITYNFVHKSGQFMGGGISPGIDMRFKALHAFTDKLPLVEPSTQYSFIGYNTRQSILSGVQEGALAEVEGMIAAYSRRYRNFNVLLTGGNLVFFASRLKSKIFASPYLMYKGLNSIVELNVLDKS is encoded by the coding sequence ATGATTGGGCCGATTTTTTGCCTCGACCTGGGTAATTCCCGCCTGAAGTGCGGGGTTATGCAGAACGGGGAACTGCAGCAGGAGCTGTTTTTTTCAGAAGAGGATGTATTGGAGCAGGTGCGCACCGCATTGGGGCAGTTCCGGCCCTCCGCGGCTATCCTATCCTCCGTGATCGATCATCCGTCTGCCCTGGAAAGCCTGCTGGCGGAGCATACTTCCTTTACCAGACTGCATCACAGCATCCCTCTTCCCATCGGCATCGCGTACGAAAAGCCCGAAACGCTGGGGGTAGACCGCATTGCCCTGGCGGCGGGCGCGTGGAAGGAGTTTCCCGGCCGGCACAGCCTGATCATCGGCACGGGCTCGGCCATTACCTACAATTTCGTGCACAAATCAGGGCAGTTCATGGGCGGAGGGATCAGTCCCGGCATCGACATGCGCTTCAAAGCCCTGCATGCGTTCACCGACAAACTGCCGCTGGTGGAGCCTTCCACCCAGTATTCCTTCATCGGTTACAATACGCGCCAGAGCATATTGAGCGGCGTGCAGGAAGGCGCGCTGGCGGAGGTGGAAGGCATGATTGCCGCGTATTCCAGGCGGTACAGGAACTTTAACGTGCTTTTAACAGGGGGGAATTTGGTTTTTTTTGCTTCCCGCCTTAAAAGTAAGATATTTGCAAGCCCATATTTAATGTATAAAGGTTTAAATTCAATTGTAGAACTCAATGTATTGGACAAAAGCTAG
- a CDS encoding LON peptidase substrate-binding domain-containing protein, with protein MTNFIPIFPLGIVVYPGEQLNLHIFEQRYKQLVTECIRDHKPFGIPAVINKKVNEFGTLVEIESVEKQYDNGELDIRTRGVKVFRILEIIREVPDKLYAGAIVNYPENHLRSSHNLRKQVLAAVRELHHILQVSKSFPRADEQLHAYDIAHHAGLSLEEEYELLHLFQELQRLEYLKRHLNKVIPMMTEMERLKDRVKLNGHFRNLSVDNF; from the coding sequence ATGACCAATTTTATTCCCATATTTCCGCTTGGGATTGTTGTTTACCCGGGTGAACAGCTGAACCTGCATATTTTTGAGCAACGTTATAAACAATTGGTCACCGAATGCATCCGCGATCACAAACCTTTCGGCATACCGGCCGTGATCAATAAAAAAGTGAACGAGTTCGGAACGCTCGTGGAGATCGAATCGGTGGAAAAACAATACGACAACGGCGAGCTGGATATCCGTACGCGCGGGGTGAAGGTATTCCGCATACTGGAGATCATCCGGGAAGTGCCGGACAAACTCTACGCCGGCGCCATCGTCAACTATCCCGAAAACCACCTGCGCAGCAGCCACAACCTCCGTAAACAGGTGCTGGCGGCCGTGCGGGAGCTGCACCATATACTGCAGGTCAGCAAATCGTTCCCCCGCGCCGACGAGCAGCTGCATGCTTACGACATCGCCCATCACGCCGGCCTTTCCCTCGAAGAGGAATATGAGCTTCTCCATCTCTTCCAGGAACTGCAGCGGCTCGAATACCTCAAACGCCACCTCAACAAGGTGATTCCCATGATGACGGAGATGGAAAGACTCAAGGACCGGGTGAAGCTCAACGGGCACTTCCGGAATTTATCCGTGGATAATTTTTAA
- a CDS encoding glycosyltransferase family 4 protein → MAHILIDCERMKYINTGLYTYCHELGSALLKKAVNDQLCFYLPRKLGKHFGPDESYLWQRSLHKFYLPHRQQFDVWHSTYQTSLYRTLNSRTRKLLTVHDLNFLHESKSKASRKKYLSLLQRNIHKADHIVTISEFVKKEVLQYTDTGGKPLDVIYNGSRVEEFSGFDDPVYRPGRPFLFALGVVLPKKNFHVLPCLLKNNDLELVIAGQVNEEYKSKILHEAAKHGVTGRVKILGGIPASQKYWYLKNCYAFMFPSLAEGFGLPAVEAMHFGKPVFLSTTTSLPEIGGDAAYYFDSFEPERMRQVFETGMQDYLKNHRAPAITDRARLFNWDHTADAYLSIYRQLAAR, encoded by the coding sequence ATGGCACACATACTGATCGACTGTGAAAGAATGAAATACATTAACACGGGCCTTTATACATACTGTCATGAACTTGGAAGCGCGCTGTTAAAAAAGGCAGTGAACGATCAGTTATGCTTTTATCTGCCGCGTAAACTGGGCAAACATTTCGGGCCGGATGAATCTTATCTCTGGCAGCGTTCCCTTCACAAGTTTTACCTGCCGCACCGCCAGCAGTTCGATGTATGGCACAGCACTTACCAGACGTCTCTTTATCGCACGCTCAATAGCCGTACCAGAAAACTGCTGACCGTGCATGACCTTAATTTTCTACACGAATCCAAAAGCAAGGCCAGCCGCAAAAAATACCTCTCACTGCTGCAGCGGAACATTCATAAAGCGGATCATATCGTTACCATTTCCGAGTTCGTAAAAAAGGAAGTGCTGCAATACACCGATACCGGCGGCAAGCCGCTGGATGTGATTTACAATGGCAGCCGCGTGGAAGAGTTCAGCGGTTTTGACGATCCCGTTTATCGCCCCGGCCGGCCTTTCCTGTTTGCGCTGGGCGTAGTACTGCCGAAGAAAAATTTCCATGTGCTGCCCTGCCTGCTGAAAAACAACGACCTGGAGCTCGTGATCGCCGGCCAGGTCAACGAGGAATACAAATCGAAGATTCTGCATGAAGCGGCGAAACATGGAGTGACGGGGCGCGTGAAAATACTGGGCGGCATACCGGCCAGTCAAAAATACTGGTACCTGAAAAACTGTTATGCTTTCATGTTCCCCTCACTGGCGGAAGGCTTTGGGTTGCCTGCCGTGGAAGCGATGCACTTCGGCAAGCCTGTTTTTCTCTCTACGACAACCAGCCTGCCCGAGATCGGCGGCGATGCCGCATATTATTTCGATAGTTTTGAACCCGAGCGTATGCGCCAGGTTTTTGAAACCGGCATGCAGGATTATTTGAAAAACCACCGCGCACCGGCCATTACCGACAGGGCGCGACTGTTTAACTGGGACCATACGGCAGATGCCTATCTTTCGATATACCGGCAACTGGCCGCCCGCTAA
- a CDS encoding class I SAM-dependent methyltransferase, producing MNNRVTSGFNPNLFHPFYFVRKGLYRAISQYAGRLGGTLMDFGCGSKPYQALFTVEKYIGVDYNGEGHTHENEAIDVFYDGKKIPFPDAYFDSVFTSEVFEHLFNLEEILPELHRVLKPKGKMLITCPFVWNEHEVPNDYARYTRFALEHLLEKHGFNILVTDKSGTFITTIFQMMVVYFSQHLFPRSSWIMKTGVSRFIIKFLFILMPNLTGYLLNAMLPERKDLYQNNILLVEKK from the coding sequence ATGAACAACCGTGTAACAAGCGGGTTCAATCCAAACCTGTTCCATCCTTTTTATTTTGTCCGCAAGGGGCTCTACAGGGCCATCAGTCAATATGCGGGGCGGTTAGGCGGTACGCTGATGGACTTCGGGTGCGGGTCAAAACCGTATCAGGCCTTGTTCACGGTGGAAAAATACATCGGTGTGGACTATAACGGGGAAGGGCACACCCACGAAAACGAAGCCATCGACGTGTTTTACGACGGGAAGAAAATTCCGTTCCCCGATGCATATTTCGACTCGGTTTTTACCAGCGAGGTATTTGAACACCTGTTCAACCTGGAAGAGATTTTGCCCGAGCTGCACAGGGTATTGAAGCCGAAAGGTAAAATGCTCATCACATGCCCCTTTGTGTGGAACGAACATGAAGTGCCGAATGATTACGCCAGATACACCCGGTTCGCGCTGGAGCACCTGTTGGAAAAGCATGGTTTTAACATCCTTGTTACCGATAAATCCGGTACGTTCATCACCACCATTTTCCAGATGATGGTCGTGTATTTTTCGCAGCACCTGTTTCCCCGTTCCAGCTGGATAATGAAAACCGGCGTGTCCCGCTTCATTATCAAATTCCTGTTCATCTTGATGCCCAATCTCACCGGCTACCTGCTGAATGCAATGCTGCCGGAGCGAAAAGACCTTTACCAGAACAACATTCTGCTTGTTGAAAAAAAATAA
- a CDS encoding glycosyltransferase family protein, with translation MKAVYTICTPSHIAEAQTLISSVSEQSPEAAGIIFLFNADAFAAQSLSSFGTAETIVVDAMQLAHYGEMKARYTAFELSCALKPYLADYLLHERGYEQVIYFDADILVTHPLLPVWESLAEKKLILTGHVNGTAIWEGDDIAVKARRSIERNMLRGGVFNGGFFAVEKSTGTGAFLSWWMRVLLDGCYNKPSKGLFVDQLWLATTPLLFNNLLLISKHPGFNMAYWNLDERKLVKNGDLYDVITSEGTRVPLIFFHFSGFKAEAAGEISVYHPNLYSFASRPELKPLFEDYKSRLLGHGYSAIKARYSKKSFWQRLFSSSGS, from the coding sequence ATGAAAGCCGTTTATACCATCTGCACACCGAGCCATATTGCAGAAGCGCAAACGCTTATTTCGTCCGTATCGGAGCAGAGCCCGGAGGCTGCCGGCATTATCTTTTTATTCAACGCGGATGCCTTCGCGGCACAGTCGCTTTCATCGTTCGGCACCGCCGAAACCATCGTGGTGGATGCCATGCAACTGGCGCATTACGGCGAAATGAAAGCCCGCTACACAGCGTTTGAGCTCAGCTGTGCATTAAAACCTTACCTGGCGGATTACCTGCTTCACGAAAGAGGATATGAACAGGTGATTTATTTCGACGCCGACATACTGGTCACGCATCCTTTGTTGCCGGTCTGGGAAAGTCTCGCGGAGAAAAAACTCATCCTCACCGGTCATGTCAACGGTACTGCAATCTGGGAGGGCGATGATATAGCAGTAAAAGCAAGGCGGTCCATTGAAAGGAATATGCTGAGAGGCGGCGTTTTCAACGGCGGCTTTTTTGCCGTTGAAAAAAGTACCGGCACCGGGGCATTTTTATCGTGGTGGATGAGAGTGTTGTTGGACGGGTGTTACAACAAACCATCCAAAGGGCTGTTTGTCGATCAGCTGTGGCTCGCCACAACTCCCCTGCTGTTCAACAACCTGTTACTGATCAGTAAACACCCCGGGTTCAATATGGCGTACTGGAACCTTGACGAAAGAAAGCTGGTGAAAAACGGAGACCTGTATGATGTAATCACATCAGAAGGTACCCGGGTGCCTTTGATATTTTTTCATTTCAGCGGGTTCAAAGCCGAAGCGGCAGGGGAGATTTCCGTGTATCATCCCAACCTGTATTCTTTTGCATCGCGGCCCGAATTGAAGCCGCTTTTCGAAGACTATAAAAGCCGGTTGCTGGGGCACGGTTATAGCGCCATCAAAGCGCGGTATTCGAAAAAAAGCTTCTGGCAACGCCTCTTTTCCTCTTCCGGCAGCTGA
- a CDS encoding glycosyltransferase family protein codes for MKVSGFTFVRNAVKYDYPVVEAIRSILPLCDEVVVSVGDSDDGTLRLIESIGSPKLRIVHSVWDDSLKAGGRILAVETDKALDQVSPDSTWAFYIQADEVVHEDDYPAIRAAMEQYKDDLRVQGLLFNYRHFYGSYDYLGDSRTWYNKEIRIIRNDRRIRSYRDAQGFRLNNEKLLVKPVKAWMYHYGWVKNPAEQAKKNKNSASLYYGHDKEMMSRVLSAEEFDYSAIDSLKKFTGTHPALMQDRIARKNWQFEYDISRKNFSSFKRRLLYWIEQQTGVRLFDYKNYRVIR; via the coding sequence ATGAAAGTGTCCGGATTTACATTCGTACGGAATGCCGTAAAATATGATTACCCGGTGGTGGAAGCCATCCGTTCCATCCTGCCGCTCTGCGACGAAGTGGTGGTGAGCGTGGGCGATTCGGACGATGGCACCCTCCGGCTGATTGAATCGATCGGCTCTCCGAAATTGCGGATCGTACATTCGGTATGGGACGATTCTCTCAAGGCCGGCGGCCGCATCCTGGCCGTGGAAACGGATAAGGCGCTCGATCAGGTGAGCCCGGACAGTACATGGGCGTTTTATATCCAGGCAGACGAGGTGGTGCATGAAGACGATTATCCCGCCATCCGCGCCGCGATGGAACAGTATAAAGACGATCTCCGCGTGCAGGGACTGCTTTTCAACTACCGCCACTTTTACGGCAGCTACGATTACCTGGGCGACTCACGCACCTGGTACAACAAAGAGATCCGCATCATCCGCAACGACCGCCGCATCCGCTCCTACCGCGACGCACAGGGCTTCCGTCTCAATAATGAGAAACTGCTTGTGAAACCCGTGAAAGCCTGGATGTATCATTACGGCTGGGTGAAGAACCCCGCTGAACAGGCGAAGAAAAACAAGAATTCCGCCTCGCTGTATTACGGTCACGACAAGGAAATGATGAGCCGCGTTTTATCGGCGGAAGAATTCGATTACTCCGCCATCGACTCCCTGAAGAAATTCACCGGCACGCATCCCGCGTTGATGCAGGACCGCATCGCCCGGAAAAACTGGCAGTTCGAGTACGACATCAGCCGCAAGAATTTTTCCAGTTTCAAACGCCGCCTGTTGTACTGGATAGAACAGCAAACGGGCGTCCGGCTGTTCGATTACAAAAACTACCGGGTGATCCGTTGA
- the meaB gene encoding methylmalonyl Co-A mutase-associated GTPase MeaB codes for MYPQLLTRLLAGDTRALARSISLVENEAPGYTGLLEALPSNGHTRVVGITGPPGAGKSTLVNALISALTAQGKKVAIIAVDPSSPFNFGALLGDRIRMSSHFSDPRVFIRSMASRGALGGLSPKILEVSDLVKAAGFDYLFIETVGVGQSEVEIAGVADTTVVVVVPEAGDEIQTMKAGLMEIANIFAVNKADRPNADAFVKNLRLLAHTKRTGDWETPVIKTIATTGTGIPELITALDAHRSQVHGNRSRKALLLAEKAYQLIQHRRMQQVDKKALFEQVRQMLDDPHFNLYRIVQEYAS; via the coding sequence ATGTATCCGCAATTGCTCACCCGTTTACTCGCAGGCGACACCCGCGCGCTGGCCCGCAGCATATCGCTGGTGGAAAATGAAGCGCCGGGTTACACCGGCCTGCTGGAGGCGCTGCCCTCCAACGGGCACACGCGGGTGGTGGGTATCACCGGGCCTCCGGGCGCGGGAAAAAGCACGCTGGTGAATGCGCTGATCAGTGCGTTGACGGCACAGGGAAAGAAGGTGGCCATCATCGCCGTCGATCCTTCCAGCCCTTTTAATTTCGGCGCTTTGCTGGGCGACCGCATCCGCATGAGCAGCCACTTCTCCGACCCGCGCGTGTTCATCCGCTCCATGGCGAGCCGCGGCGCACTGGGCGGGCTCAGCCCGAAAATACTGGAGGTAAGCGACCTGGTGAAAGCGGCGGGATTCGATTACCTGTTCATCGAAACCGTAGGCGTGGGACAAAGCGAAGTGGAAATCGCCGGCGTGGCAGACACAACGGTCGTAGTGGTGGTGCCGGAAGCCGGCGACGAAATACAAACGATGAAAGCCGGCCTGATGGAGATCGCGAATATTTTCGCGGTGAACAAGGCCGACCGCCCCAATGCAGATGCCTTTGTAAAAAACCTGCGGCTGCTCGCACATACCAAACGCACCGGCGACTGGGAAACGCCTGTGATCAAAACCATTGCAACTACCGGAACGGGCATTCCCGAGCTCATTACAGCCCTCGACGCACACCGGTCGCAGGTACATGGCAACCGTTCCAGGAAAGCCCTTCTTTTGGCCGAAAAAGCCTATCAGTTGATACAGCACCGGCGCATGCAGCAGGTGGATAAAAAAGCCCTGTTCGAGCAGGTGCGGCAAATGCTGGATGATCCTCACTTTAATCTTTACCGCATTGTGCAGGAGTATGCTTCGTAA
- a CDS encoding chloride channel protein produces MKFLQFFTHRKGLPPVDFSPSPQYLHLPLQRRGRMLWCCLLWSVLTASFGAVVTMLARALETVLLRPFPLPHELGVWAAIIPPVGAVAVILLLRRWPRARILADLLLLAAAMPVGVESPAMRLGATGLLRPHFSEAEKEWLLICGVAAGFTGALGTPVAAVVCTLSFISARRPLPVILAATIGKAVHYGITGQPLVWPFGELHTALPALPVFILLGMLTGLTAALAIHAVWALRLLTARMRSYWWPVAGAAVVGLIAWYRPDAYGQGYERAALILSVHNITLSLLISMSMYKLIAFAAAKGTGMQGSVISPLLLTGAAFGLLTALLLQLCFPSVPIHPPVAALVGAAAMLAGTTRCWLLAIVLPLEISGRLDAVLPVVLAGLAGYAVSAPVLTKHTPAQCGKD; encoded by the coding sequence TTGAAATTCCTGCAGTTCTTCACCCACCGGAAAGGCTTGCCGCCGGTGGACTTCAGCCCTTCGCCACAATACCTTCACCTGCCGCTGCAACGGCGCGGGCGGATGTTGTGGTGTTGTTTGCTCTGGTCGGTGCTCACGGCATCTTTCGGTGCGGTGGTGACAATGTTGGCCCGCGCCCTGGAAACGGTGCTGCTGCGGCCTTTCCCGCTGCCGCACGAGCTCGGCGTATGGGCCGCGATCATTCCGCCGGTGGGCGCTGTTGCAGTGATATTGCTGCTACGCAGGTGGCCGCGTGCGCGCATTTTGGCAGACCTGCTGCTACTGGCCGCAGCGATGCCTGTTGGCGTGGAAAGCCCCGCCATGCGCCTGGGTGCAACTGGTTTGCTGCGGCCTCACTTCAGTGAAGCGGAAAAGGAATGGCTGCTGATCTGCGGCGTGGCCGCGGGTTTCACCGGTGCGCTCGGCACGCCGGTTGCCGCGGTTGTATGTACGCTTAGTTTCATTTCCGCTCGCCGGCCACTGCCGGTCATACTTGCGGCTACCATAGGGAAAGCGGTGCATTACGGAATCACCGGGCAACCGTTGGTATGGCCGTTCGGGGAGTTGCACACGGCGTTACCCGCATTGCCTGTTTTTATACTACTCGGCATGCTGACGGGCCTCACCGCGGCCCTCGCAATACACGCGGTATGGGCGCTCCGGCTGTTGACCGCACGCATGCGATCGTATTGGTGGCCGGTTGCAGGCGCCGCAGTAGTGGGACTGATCGCATGGTACAGGCCGGATGCATATGGCCAGGGATATGAACGCGCGGCGCTGATACTGTCGGTGCACAACATCACCCTCAGCCTGCTGATCTCGATGAGCATGTACAAACTCATCGCGTTTGCCGCCGCCAAAGGAACGGGCATGCAGGGGAGCGTCATTTCCCCGCTGCTGTTGACAGGCGCGGCTTTCGGCCTGCTCACGGCGCTGCTGCTGCAATTGTGTTTTCCATCGGTTCCCATTCATCCTCCGGTTGCCGCGCTCGTGGGAGCCGCAGCGATGCTGGCGGGAACGACGCGCTGCTGGTTACTCGCCATCGTGTTGCCGCTGGAGATCAGCGGAAGGCTGGATGCCGTGCTGCCGGTAGTGCTGGCGGGTCTGGCGGGATACGCGGTGTCTGCGCCGGTGCTTACGAAGCATACTCCTGCACAATGCGGTAAAGATTAA
- a CDS encoding MarR family winged helix-turn-helix transcriptional regulator → MAKESTFNPEHQATNTASKVVAALERLSEAFRVLLWQEAKQHGISPIQVQILTYLLHYPDKFKTVTNLASHFNMTKATISDAIKSVESKGFLKRKEDVNDNRSHTLLLTREGKNIARKIEDFANPIQDSVNNLAPDKQAGLLEQLLYLIQDLNRNLVITPQRMCLNCRFYEQKGKLHYCNLVNAFLNAGDLRVDCPEFTVPV, encoded by the coding sequence ATGGCAAAGGAATCCACCTTTAATCCTGAACACCAGGCAACCAATACCGCCAGCAAGGTGGTTGCGGCACTGGAACGGCTGTCGGAAGCGTTTCGCGTGTTGCTCTGGCAGGAAGCCAAACAGCATGGCATCAGCCCCATCCAGGTGCAGATACTCACTTACCTGCTGCACTATCCCGATAAGTTCAAAACCGTTACCAACCTCGCTTCGCACTTCAATATGACGAAAGCGACGATCAGCGATGCGATAAAATCCGTGGAGTCGAAAGGTTTCCTGAAACGGAAAGAAGATGTGAACGACAACCGCAGCCATACTTTGCTGCTGACGCGCGAAGGAAAAAACATCGCGCGGAAAATTGAAGATTTCGCCAATCCCATCCAGGACTCGGTTAACAACCTGGCGCCCGACAAACAGGCCGGCCTGCTGGAACAGTTGCTGTATCTCATCCAGGACCTGAACCGCAACCTCGTCATCACGCCGCAGCGCATGTGCCTCAACTGCCGCTTCTATGAACAGAAAGGCAAGCTGCATTACTGTAATCTCGTCAACGCGTTTCTGAACGCGGGCGATCTGCGGGTGGACTGCCCCGAATTCACCGTACCGGTGTAG
- a CDS encoding DUF420 domain-containing protein: MSNLKNKNLNLPIAIVSILIPVVVAVLFVLPKPDIAINFDVRVMPFFHAVLNSATAVLLLASLYFIKNGHTKAHKWTNITAVILSVCFLLSYVTYHFLTESTKFGDINHDQVVDASEIAVLGGIRYLYYFLLLTHIVLAVVIVPLVLFTLLRAFQNDNERHRKIARITWPLWFYVAITGVIVYIMISPYYG; encoded by the coding sequence ATGAGTAACCTGAAGAACAAGAACCTGAACCTGCCTATTGCCATCGTTTCCATCCTGATCCCGGTGGTAGTGGCCGTGCTGTTTGTACTGCCGAAACCGGACATCGCCATCAACTTCGACGTGCGCGTGATGCCGTTTTTCCATGCCGTGCTGAACTCTGCCACGGCCGTGCTGTTGCTGGCGAGCCTCTATTTCATCAAAAACGGGCACACCAAAGCGCATAAATGGACGAACATCACGGCCGTTATCCTGTCGGTGTGTTTCCTGTTGTCTTATGTAACGTATCATTTCCTCACCGAAAGCACCAAATTCGGCGACATCAATCACGACCAGGTGGTGGATGCCTCCGAGATCGCCGTGCTGGGCGGTATCCGGTACCTGTATTATTTCCTGCTGCTGACGCACATCGTGCTGGCTGTGGTAATTGTGCCGCTGGTGCTGTTCACGCTGCTGCGCGCTTTCCAGAACGACAATGAGCGCCACCGGAAGATTGCGCGCATCACCTGGCCGTTGTGGTTTTATGTGGCCATTACCGGCGTGATCGTCTATATCATGATATCGCCATATTACGGCTAG
- a CDS encoding SCO family protein — MAILVPLAGYLIVDHYGRNVVHVPPYLIAERVDTIVKDGKTTYDTVYHQVKDFELTNQLGQQVRLSDAKNKILVVDFFFTSCPTICPTLTKHLKRVQDAYAKNDSLIQIISITVDPTRDTVETLKRYADRNNIDPKNWWMLTGDKKEIYDLARHEFFVNAVEGDGGPDDFIHTEKFVVIDKDRYIRGYYNGLDTNDISRMVNDIAVLHIAKDKKKPGLLKRMFSSSK, encoded by the coding sequence TTGGCCATACTGGTGCCCCTCGCGGGTTATCTCATTGTGGATCATTATGGCAGGAATGTAGTACACGTACCGCCCTATCTCATCGCGGAAAGGGTGGACACGATCGTAAAAGACGGTAAAACAACCTACGATACGGTGTATCACCAGGTGAAGGACTTCGAGCTCACCAACCAGCTGGGCCAGCAGGTGCGCCTCAGCGACGCGAAGAACAAAATCCTCGTGGTGGATTTTTTCTTCACCAGTTGCCCGACCATCTGCCCCACCCTCACCAAACACCTCAAACGGGTGCAGGACGCATACGCGAAAAACGACAGCCTCATCCAGATCATCTCCATCACGGTAGACCCGACCCGTGATACCGTGGAAACTCTGAAACGGTACGCCGACCGTAATAACATCGACCCGAAAAACTGGTGGATGCTCACCGGCGACAAAAAAGAGATTTACGACCTGGCCCGGCATGAGTTTTTTGTGAACGCCGTGGAAGGGGATGGCGGCCCGGACGATTTTATACACACGGAGAAATTCGTGGTGATCGACAAAGACCGTTATATCCGCGGCTATTACAACGGCCTGGACACGAACGACATCAGCCGCATGGTGAACGACATCGCCGTGCTGCATATTGCTAAAGACAAGAAGAAACCCGGCCTGCTGAAGCGCATGTTTTCTTCTTCCAAATAA
- a CDS encoding cytochrome C oxidase subunit IV family protein — protein sequence MAHTHSAHDKDAQVKVIWKTFWILLGITIVEVGMAFLHLYTGFPSKLWLNSLFILLTLFKAFYIVAEFMHLKHEIKNLIMTILMPLMLFIWFIIAFLADGDSQKNMRRNLSPGTKAPREAAAPAPAHH from the coding sequence ATGGCGCATACACATTCAGCACACGATAAAGACGCACAGGTAAAAGTTATCTGGAAAACGTTCTGGATTTTGTTAGGGATCACCATCGTGGAAGTTGGTATGGCATTCCTGCACCTCTACACAGGCTTCCCGAGCAAATTATGGCTGAACTCGCTGTTCATCCTGCTCACCCTGTTCAAGGCATTTTACATTGTGGCGGAGTTCATGCACCTGAAGCATGAAATCAAAAACCTGATCATGACGATCCTCATGCCGCTGATGCTGTTCATCTGGTTCATCATCGCCTTCCTGGCCGACGGTGACTCGCAGAAAAACATGCGGAGGAATCTCTCCCCCGGCACGAAAGCGCCCAGGGAAGCCGCAGCGCCCGCGCCCGCTCATCATTAA
- a CDS encoding cytochrome c oxidase subunit 3, translated as MDNAVTAKKKWWNGGYSPFSVSYGKLMMWYFLISDAFTFGALLIAYGTQRFMAEAWPDPNVVFHSFPFMGHANLPLVFVSLMTFILIMSSVTMVLAVHAGKYMDKQAVAKWLILTIIGGAMFLGCQAWEWTHLHEVGAWWGRNPFPNSDGTAAISTNFTDFFFTITGFHGLHVTSGVILNIIVLINVLKGTYEHRGHYEMVEKVGLYWHFVDLVWVFVFTCFYLL; from the coding sequence ATGGATAACGCAGTAACAGCGAAGAAAAAATGGTGGAACGGAGGGTATTCTCCCTTCAGCGTGAGCTATGGCAAGTTGATGATGTGGTATTTCCTGATCTCTGATGCCTTCACGTTCGGCGCATTGCTGATCGCTTACGGTACGCAGCGTTTCATGGCAGAAGCCTGGCCCGACCCGAACGTAGTGTTCCACTCATTCCCGTTCATGGGGCACGCAAACCTCCCGCTGGTGTTTGTGAGCCTGATGACCTTTATCCTGATCATGAGTTCCGTTACCATGGTACTGGCGGTGCATGCCGGCAAGTACATGGACAAACAGGCCGTTGCCAAATGGCTGATACTGACCATCATCGGTGGCGCCATGTTCCTCGGCTGTCAGGCATGGGAATGGACGCACCTGCACGAAGTAGGCGCCTGGTGGGGCCGCAACCCGTTCCCGAATTCGGACGGTACTGCAGCCATCTCCACTAACTTCACCGACTTCTTCTTCACCATCACCGGCTTCCACGGCCTGCACGTAACTTCCGGCGTGATCCTCAACATCATTGTGCTGATCAACGTACTGAAAGGCACCTACGAGCACCGCGGCCACTACGAAATGGTGGAGAAAGTAGGCCTGTACTGGCACTTTGTAGACCTGGTTTGGGTATTCGTATTCACCTGTTTCTACCTGCTGTAA